The genomic DNA CTCTCTATACAGATTACAACCTGTGGACACAACTTGGTGATTGTTGCCACGGCATTTTGGATACACGGATCGTGACCGGTTATGGAGCGGTGACGTTTGTATTTCTCTGTCTGGCTGTAATTACCTTGCGTCGCGAATGAAAAAAGAGTTGTATTCTGTATTTTTCTAGTCATATCAAGAGCACTGCCACTCGTAATTGAGCAGAGCGGCGCGCGCTTATTCGCTTTTTAGACGGCTTGATCACACATCGTAGGCGCGATTCGATAAAAAAATATCATGGAGGATGAAATCTTAAACGAAGAGGCGTCAGCACCGAAGAAAAGGGCGACGCGGAAGTCAACGTTAACGACAGAGGCAGCACCCCAAAAACGTACGGTTCGGAAGTCTCGAGCGGCCAAAACAACAACGACCGACGAAGCACCTGCCGAGTCTACGCTCACATACGAGTATTCCGATTCGGTACGTCTTGAGGCTGTCGAAGATTGGTCCCCGGTTCGTAGCGAGTCCGTTAGTGACCAGAGTGTTCGAGAAGTTTCACAACCTGTTGCGGAGTCACCGGTATCGAGAGGGGACAATACCATGATGGATACCGTCGAAGAGCCGCAATACCGCCGATTCCGACGGCTACCGCGTCCTCCGGAGTCGCTCAATTCGGAGAATCAAAACCGAAACGATCACCATCGATCACAGTCCTCGGATCGAGGAAATAACCCGATGCGCAACAATTTTCGTAATAACGAGCCCCATAATCCGCGGCAAGGGAACGAAAACAATTTCCGCAAAAATCCGCCGTTTAATAATAATCGACAGAATAACAATAACCGACGGCGTCCGGCGGCGACAATTCGGATCGGGGCATTTTCTATCGGTTACCTACGTGGCCTCGAGTGTATGGAAGGTCGCGCCAAGTTGGATGAATTTTGCCAAACAATTGTTGACGAATCTCAAGAGCCACTCGACCTCAATGAGGTTCTGGCGAAGTCGAATGACGATCTGGCGGATTTCGCGAGCTCGATCGATCTCGACGAGGCAAACTCACGGGGACGAATTATCGATAGCTGTATCGCCTCAGCAGTAGAGGAACACCGTCCGGTGGCCGTGCGCGGGATTTTAGAATCGATGGAAGGCGGCGACGGCATCATCACCTATGCTTGCGATAACTACAAGATTCGCGCCAAGAGTACGTTCGTTCCGCGGTGCCTCATTCAATCGCTCGGGTTACGTCGGGGACAGACACTGATGGCCTACGTTCACGGCCCACAGGAGCAATCGACTTGCCCTTTTGCAATTAAAGTTACGGAAGTCCTAGGGCATCCCGCCGAGGAGGCGTCGAAATTTCCGCGATTTAAGGATTTGGTGCCGTACTATCCGACGGAACGTATTTTTCTCGAACAGCCAGGAGCAAGTTCCGGCGATAATTTGTCGATGCGGGTGATTGACCTGCTTTCGCCTATTGGGTTTGGTCAGCGTGGATTGATTGTCGCGCCGCCGCGTACCGGAAAAACAGTACTGTTACAGGGGATTGCGAATGCCATTATCCATAACCAACCGAAGGCGAAGCTCATCGTATTATTGATTGATGAACGTCCGGAGGAGGTTACGGACTTTTCGCTCCAGGTGAAAGGCGCAGAGGTAATTAGCTCGACATTCGACGAGTCAGCGGAAAGCCACGTCCATGCGGCGGAGATCGTTATCGAGAACGCACGCCGTTGGGTTGAGGCCGGTGAACACGTCATCATTTTGCTCGATTCCATCACGCGCCTCGCTCGAGCGTACAACACCGAACAGCCGAGTTCCGGAAAGGTATTATCAGGGGGCGTCGAGGCCAATGCGCTACAGCTTCCAAAGCGCTTTTTCGGTTCTGCACGAAATATCGAGGGTGGCGGGAGTCTGACGATCATCGCGACCGCGCTCATCGAGACCGGAAGCCGTATGGACGATGTCATTTTTGAGGAGTTTAAGGGGACAGGGAACATGGAGCTCCACCTCGATCGATCGATTTCCGATAAGCGTATTTTCCCGGCGATTAATCTTGAACGCAGTGGGACACGCAAGGAGGAATTGCTTTACCATCCCGATGAACTGACGAAGGTCTACAGCCTACGACGCGCGTTTCAAGGCGTTCCACCCGTCGAAGCAATGGAGATGCTTATCAACCGCTTAAAAAAGTGCCCAACGAATGTTGAATTCTTGATGAACCTCAATCGTTAACCGACCTGTTCCAGTATTCCGAGCGTGATAATGGCGACGCCACATACAAATACGCCGAACAGTACGAGTTTGTTTTTCAGCAACAGTTCGCACTTGAGGTGCCCTCGAGCCTGCATCTTAAACGCAAGAATAACGGGGACGATAATCGCTAACGTCGCGAGGATAATGCCCGCAAGGTTAAGGATTTTGATAAAAGCATTGGGGACAAATGCTGCAACGAGTGCCGGTAGAAAGACGATACTAGCAACTGAAAGCCATTTTGAAAAATGCTCCCGGCGCTGAAAGATATCTAAAAGTGCAAGTCCGACGCCCAAAATCGACGTCAATAGCGCAAACAACGAAACAAACCAGACGATAATTTGAATGTTTTTCGAAGCAGCAGCTTTGCTGAGGACGGTCACGAGTGCGCCGACATCGATATTCGTATCCATGAGCATGCGTTGGAAAAATACGGCATCAGTATTCGCGACAATTAAAAGAACTGCCAGCGTCCAGACAATGTACACGATGGCGGGTATCAGACTTCCCCAGAAACATGCATTTTTAATGAGCTCGCGGTCGTTTTGACAGAACTTCGTCATCGAATGGATGGAACCCTGAAGCCCAAAAGACGTAAAAACAATCGGGACGAGACAAGTCCAGTCCTTGAGCGTGATATGAGCAACGCATTGAGGAACAAACGCGATTGGTGTCCGTATGAGCAGAAAAACGATCAACAGCAGTAACGTGCTGAATAACGCGATGAAGAAAAATTTGTTGACGTGGACGATGAGGTCTGAGGCGAGTAAGAATAGCAGCGCAATCCCAGAGGAGGCGTAGCAAATCATCGTCGTCGGCGTGATAGTATTGCCGCAAAGCGAGCACAAAATCGACGAAAAACTCGGGATGTAAGCGGCAAGAAGGGCGAAGTTTAACGCGATTAATAAAAAATTACCGAAACTTCCCCAGAATGGACAATGCAGCTCTTTACCGAGTTCTTTGAGGGTTGCGTCGGCATGCGCATTGAGATTGAGGTCGGAGCGAATGACTGCCGTAAGGTAGATGAGCAGGGCGAAAAAGAGCATGATGAGGCATGTGTTTACGATACCAAATTTCGCCAATACAATCGGCAACGAAAGAATTCCCGAGCCAATCGCTGTCCCCGCGAGTAAAAAGATCGCCCCTAGCTGTTTTTGTAGTCTTGCAATTCCCATCATTGAACTCCTGGCGCGGATGCAACGAAGTTTTATGGATTTTACAAGGAGAATTGTGGCTATATCAGGCGTTCGACGAGCATTTGCGTCTCAAGTCCCGGAAAGCGCTCCGAAAATATCTGGCTTTCGGGTGTCGATGCGAGAAGGTGCGAAACCATTCCCATTTTGGCATCGAGATTGTCGACCAAAGAGACAAAAATTGCTTCCGGTGTCGACGGCAGTACCGCGGCGCCATACTCGAGTTGGCCTTGGTGGCTTAAAATGATGTGCTCTAGGCGTTCGAGGAGCTCTGTTGGGAGGCCGCACTTAAGGCCCGCTGCCCGGGTGATCCGGTATCCCAAAATAATGTGCCCCTGGAGGTTCCCGAGTTTTGTCCGCGTCACCGCGAGGTCGCCGGCGTACTCATGAACCTTGCCGATGTCGTGAAGAATCATCCCCGCGACGGTGAGATCGTATGGGATGTCGGGGTAGACCTTGAGCAGAGCAATACCGGCGCGTGTGACATGAACAGTGTGCTCGAGAAGCCCCGATTTATAGGCGTGGTGCATCGATTTCGCCGCAACGCTCGTAAAAAATGCCTCCCCGACGTCATTGAGCGCGACCTTAACGGTTTTTTGTAGGAGTGGATGCTGGATAGACTCAATGTCTTCGAGAAGTTCTTGCCGGAGTTGTTCGGGGTCTTCCATCGAGGTCTGCTCGAGCTGTGTACGCCAGTTGCCTTCTTGGATCTCCTGGTCCGATAACCGACGCGCTGAAAGGATGTCAGGGCTAAATGTGCCCTGGTAGTGTCGACTCATCCCTTCGATAAAAATGACATCGCCGGGATTGCAGCTGTGGAAAAAATTAAAGACCGAGGAGCTCGAAAAACACGTAAAACCAAATGAGGAAAACTTATCGCCAACCTCGACCTTGAGGAACTCGGAACCATTTTTGGCATTTCGCGATTCGACTTTACGGACGACGACGACCGCTTTAAAGATGACGGATTGCCCCTCGGGAAGTGACTTCAACTCGACGGTATTCGAGAATTTCTCCATGAATTGAGACAAATCGAAAGTGAAGCAGAGGCAACCGGAAACCGCGCATTTAGAGCAATAAAAAAGCGCCGCATAAGGCGCAGCGCTTAGGTTATAAAAAAGGAATACATTTCGCTAATACCTATAAGACGAGCTTCCCGGGAGAACGTTCAAAAATTTTTTCGATAAAAAATTTTTTTCGAAAAAACGCGCTCTATTGCCGGATTTCAAACGTCTGGACGTAGTGCTGAACCTCCGGAGCGAGGCCTTCTAATGTCGCGCGCTCAAAGGGTAACTTTCTGCCAAACGTTGGATCCAGTGTCCGGTCGGGGATAAATTCTTGGACGATGTAACGTTTGGCTCCCGTAATTTGTTGGGCCATTGTGACGATATCTTCGGGGTTATGGAACTCACGAATGACCGTTGTGCGGAACTCGTAATCGACTTTATTTTGGAGTAAAATCGCCGCAGAACGCTGAATGTTGGCAATCGGAAGCTGTTGAAGTCCGGTAGCAAAGGGGTAGCGCACCCAGGTGTGCTTGATGTCCATCGCAACGTAGTCCAAAAGTTTTTGATCGATGAGTTGCTGGAGCATCTCAGGAGCCGTACCATTGGTATCGAGCTTCACAGCATAACCCAATGCACGGATCTTTTTTACGAATTCCGGCAAATCGTGGTGGAGTGTCGGTTCGCCGCCAGTAATGACAACACCTTCAAGCTGTTGCGTCCGTTGGGCTAGAAAATCGAAAAATTCGGCTTCCGAAAATTCGTTCGCGCCTCCTGTAACAAGTTCGGGATTATGGCAAAACGGACAACGGAAATTACAGCCAACGGTAAAAACAATGGCGGCAAGTTTCTTTGGAAAGTCGACCAGTGAAAGCCGCTGTAGCCCCCCAATGCGCATGATTACATTTGTCCGAACTCGAATTCAACAATCCGGCTGAGCCGACGTTCGTGGCGGCCGCCTTCAAACTCTGTCATCAGAAAAATATCAAGCATCTTTTTTAAAAGTTCAGGATCGATTTCTCCCGAGATACACATGATATTGGCGTCAGCATGCTCGCGGGCAAGACATGCATCTTCCTCGGAATGGACTAATGCTGCCCGGATTCCCTGAAATTTATTGGCAGCAATCGACATCCCAATACCGGTATAGCACCCCAGAATACCGAAATTCGCCTGCATTGTCTTGATGTCCTTTGCGACCTTTCGGGCGACATCCGGGTAGTCAATCGGGGTCGCATCACTAGCGCCGCGGTCTAAGACCTCAAACTCGAGCCCCTCGAGGTGATCGATGATGACGTCGTGTAGATGGGCTGCCCGGTGGTCTAGTCCTAAACTAATAATCATGTAATTCCTTTTTTAAATGGTTGCTGGCAGGCGACACAGGTCTACCAAAACTTCCCGAATGTTCCAGACCCCATGAAGAGAGCGCCGAAAACGGCACTCCCGAGCACAACGGGTGACGTATGAATTACCGAGTAAAAGACAAAACTTTTTTCGGAAATTTGTTTGAAACATAGGGGAAAGCCGATACCGAGTGCTACCGTCGCCAACTTCGACTGAATATCGCGGCCCAAGGCGTACCTATGGCGCCCATAAGGCGCTACCACTCGAAATCGCTGCACTAACCCTCTCATATCAATGCCCTCCCCACGCATGAAGAATTACGGGACGGCCTATCAGCTAAAACCTCCCGTGTCAATAACATAATGAAAAATTCTTGGGGATCGAATGGAAACTGCGAAGAGTGCGATTTTTATAAATATTTTTATTGTCCCGTGCTGGAATTTCGTGATGTATCGTGGGATGGTCGCTCAAGCGCTTGTAGTGGATGCGTCGACGAACCGCTTTCAGGCTGGGATTCTGGCAGAGGATCGCTTTGTGGAATTTTTTGCAACGGAGGATGATACGGTACGGGGATTTTTTGCCCTACTTGAGCGTATTTTTGCGGCTAAGCCGTTATTTCAACGCATTATTTTTTGCCAAGGGCCTGGAAAATTACTGGGTGTTCGGATGACTTTGATGCTTGTTCGTGTCTTGAAGATGACGCGTCCGGAGTTAGAAATTCTTTCTTATGAGTCACTCGCTTTGGCACACAAGATTCGCAATCCGCTTTCGCTCCAAGATATCGATTGGGGTTCCATTGAAAGTGAGGAAGAAAAACTTCAGGAGGTTGCAGAAGCCAGTGAAGATACGGATGAAATCGATGCTTTGGAGTTTCGCAAAAGTCTTCGCAATGCAGTCCCCGATCGCCCAGCAATCGCCTCCCAGACGCATCCCTTTGAGGACGTTGTGTGTGTACGGAAAAATAGCGAGCAGTTTTACACCTATCTGAATGGTCACATCAAGCTTGTGGGGCGCGATGTATTGGAATTCCAAGAAGGGCCAGTTTACAGCCTTCCGACAACGCATAATATAAGTGACGATCCGATGCTACTTCCGATGGCCTACGATCTTGAGGAGTGCGCGGAATATATTAACATGCTCGCGACGTCCAATGATTCAGTGGACACGAACTTCGATCCCCAGAGCGACTACCGTAAGTGGGAGCCTGTGCCGCATAGCGCGGTGCGCTGAGTCTTATAAAACAAAACAACCCCGCGAACAGATCCACGGGGAAAAACATTTAAACTTCCTGCCGCAACTTCGTTAATACTCGGTAAAGGCAGAGACGATGATTATTTTGCTGGGTTGCTTGTGAGATAACCTTTCGCCCGTTCGACGATCGCTTCGAACGCCTTCGGATCCCAGATTGCAAGCTCGCTGAGCGCCCGACGATCGAGGTTGATGTTGAGCTGTTTCAACGCGGCCATAAAACGACAGTACTGGAGGCCCAATTCCCGACAGGCGGCATTGATACGTACGATCCAGAGCTGGCGCATCGTCGTCTTTTTCTTCCGACGATCACGGTAGGCAAAAACACCCGCCCGCCGAACCTCCTCACGTGCATACCGAAACAGGCGCGATTTGTTTCCGAAGTAACCTCGCGCACTTCGCATTAACCGATTTCGACGCTTTTTCGTCGCAACTGCATTTACTACTCTTGGCATATTTTCTCCTTATCTCGTTAACAACAAAGCCGCAATACCAGGCCGCCAAAACGCCCGCATACCACGTAATCCGTTTAGAAAATCAAAGTCCAACCGACACCGCTGCCATGATTTGTTTCGAAAATCCAGGCGAGACCGATTGATCCTGTCGGGCCTTCCTCCGCTGCTTTACAGTTTTGTTCCGTAAAAAGTGGCGCACGCCAGCCGTCCGGCGTCGAATCTTTCCTGAGGCGGTGATCTTAAAACGTTTCGCGATGGCTTTGTGTGTCTTTTGCATAACCCGATACGCCCGTAAGGGAGCGTTTTTAGCGGTCTTGTAAAGCATTTTTTGCGAAAATGGGTGTACTTTCTCTCAAATCTACACTATGTTTCGGTACATGAAGGCAGCAGTAGCGTTAGCGCCATTAACACGAGCGGCGACCCGTCGGCTTCTGGAGCAACTCGATAAGC from Verrucomicrobiota bacterium includes the following:
- the rho gene encoding transcription termination factor Rho → MEDEILNEEASAPKKRATRKSTLTTEAAPQKRTVRKSRAAKTTTTDEAPAESTLTYEYSDSVRLEAVEDWSPVRSESVSDQSVREVSQPVAESPVSRGDNTMMDTVEEPQYRRFRRLPRPPESLNSENQNRNDHHRSQSSDRGNNPMRNNFRNNEPHNPRQGNENNFRKNPPFNNNRQNNNNRRRPAATIRIGAFSIGYLRGLECMEGRAKLDEFCQTIVDESQEPLDLNEVLAKSNDDLADFASSIDLDEANSRGRIIDSCIASAVEEHRPVAVRGILESMEGGDGIITYACDNYKIRAKSTFVPRCLIQSLGLRRGQTLMAYVHGPQEQSTCPFAIKVTEVLGHPAEEASKFPRFKDLVPYYPTERIFLEQPGASSGDNLSMRVIDLLSPIGFGQRGLIVAPPRTGKTVLLQGIANAIIHNQPKAKLIVLLIDERPEEVTDFSLQVKGAEVISSTFDESAESHVHAAEIVIENARRWVEAGEHVIILLDSITRLARAYNTEQPSSGKVLSGGVEANALQLPKRFFGSARNIEGGGSLTIIATALIETGSRMDDVIFEEFKGTGNMELHLDRSISDKRIFPAINLERSGTRKEELLYHPDELTKVYSLRRAFQGVPPVEAMEMLINRLKKCPTNVEFLMNLNR
- a CDS encoding HD domain-containing protein, yielding MEKFSNTVELKSLPEGQSVIFKAVVVVRKVESRNAKNGSEFLKVEVGDKFSSFGFTCFSSSSVFNFFHSCNPGDVIFIEGMSRHYQGTFSPDILSARRLSDQEIQEGNWRTQLEQTSMEDPEQLRQELLEDIESIQHPLLQKTVKVALNDVGEAFFTSVAAKSMHHAYKSGLLEHTVHVTRAGIALLKVYPDIPYDLTVAGMILHDIGKVHEYAGDLAVTRTKLGNLQGHIILGYRITRAAGLKCGLPTELLERLEHIILSHQGQLEYGAAVLPSTPEAIFVSLVDNLDAKMGMVSHLLASTPESQIFSERFPGLETQMLVERLI
- a CDS encoding anaerobic ribonucleoside-triphosphate reductase activating protein, with protein sequence MRIGGLQRLSLVDFPKKLAAIVFTVGCNFRCPFCHNPELVTGGANEFSEAEFFDFLAQRTQQLEGVVITGGEPTLHHDLPEFVKKIRALGYAVKLDTNGTAPEMLQQLIDQKLLDYVAMDIKHTWVRYPFATGLQQLPIANIQRSAAILLQNKVDYEFRTTVIREFHNPEDIVTMAQQITGAKRYIVQEFIPDRTLDPTFGRKLPFERATLEGLAPEVQHYVQTFEIRQ
- a CDS encoding RpiB/LacA/LacB family sugar-phosphate isomerase — encoded protein: MIISLGLDHRAAHLHDVIIDHLEGLEFEVLDRGASDATPIDYPDVARKVAKDIKTMQANFGILGCYTGIGMSIAANKFQGIRAALVHSEEDACLAREHADANIMCISGEIDPELLKKMLDIFLMTEFEGGRHERRLSRIVEFEFGQM
- the rplT gene encoding 50S ribosomal protein L20, translated to MPRVVNAVATKKRRNRLMRSARGYFGNKSRLFRYAREEVRRAGVFAYRDRRKKKTTMRQLWIVRINAACRELGLQYCRFMAALKQLNINLDRRALSELAIWDPKAFEAIVERAKGYLTSNPAK
- the rpmI gene encoding 50S ribosomal protein L35, which translates into the protein MQKTHKAIAKRFKITASGKIRRRTAGVRHFLRNKTVKQRRKARQDQSVSPGFSKQIMAAVSVGL